From a region of the Cognatiyoonia koreensis genome:
- a CDS encoding oligopeptide/dipeptide ABC transporter ATP-binding protein: MSLLEIDNLRVTFSTPDGDVNAVNGMSYALDPGETLAIVGESGSGKSQGAFAMMGLLARNGRATGSIKFDGKELIGLSADAMNKVRSAKMAMIFQDPMTSLNPYIRISDQMAEVLTLHKGMSKKDAISESVRMLDAVRIPDAGRRIRSFPHEFSGGMRQRIMIAMSLLCQPRLLIADEPTTALDVTVQAQIMDVLSDIRREFGTAIILITHDLGVVAGFCDRTLVMYGGQIMEDGPTDDVFASPSHPYTKGLLQAVPRLDRIETELKTIAGEPPDMSRLPAGCPFSPRCAQVQNICASLRPELVAHGDARRRACHVPVAEVV, translated from the coding sequence ATGAGCCTGCTGGAAATCGACAATTTGCGGGTGACCTTTTCGACCCCGGACGGTGACGTAAACGCCGTGAATGGTATGAGCTACGCACTTGATCCGGGCGAAACACTTGCCATCGTGGGCGAAAGCGGATCGGGCAAAAGCCAGGGTGCGTTTGCGATGATGGGCCTTTTGGCGCGAAATGGTCGTGCGACAGGGTCGATCAAGTTCGACGGGAAAGAGCTGATCGGGCTAAGCGCAGACGCCATGAACAAGGTCCGCAGTGCGAAGATGGCGATGATCTTTCAGGATCCGATGACGTCGCTGAACCCCTACATCCGCATCAGTGACCAGATGGCCGAAGTGCTGACCCTGCACAAAGGCATGAGCAAGAAGGACGCGATCTCCGAAAGCGTGCGCATGCTGGATGCGGTGCGTATTCCCGATGCAGGCCGCCGTATCCGCAGCTTCCCGCATGAGTTTTCAGGCGGGATGCGCCAGCGGATCATGATCGCGATGTCACTCTTGTGTCAGCCGCGCCTGTTGATCGCGGATGAACCCACCACGGCCCTTGATGTGACAGTGCAGGCCCAGATCATGGACGTGCTGTCCGACATCCGGCGCGAATTTGGGACGGCAATCATTCTGATCACGCATGACCTTGGCGTCGTGGCGGGCTTTTGTGACCGGACACTTGTGATGTATGGCGGTCAGATCATGGAAGACGGGCCGACAGATGACGTGTTCGCTAGCCCGAGTCACCCGTACACCAAAGGCTTGTTGCAAGCCGTCCCGCGGCTTGATCGTATCGAAACCGAACTGAAAACCATCGCGGGGGAGCCGCCAGATATGTCGCGTTTGCCTGCCGGGTGCCCGTTCTCACCGCGTTGCGCCCAGGTACAGAATATCTGTGCCAGCCTGCGGCCTGAACTTGTCGCCCACGGTGATGCGCGCCGTCGTGCCTGCCATGTCCCCGTCGCGGAGGTTGTGTGA
- a CDS encoding oligopeptide/dipeptide ABC transporter ATP-binding protein has translation MSPLLSVKDLSVTFDVRPQGAWPWTPSLKLQAVSDMSFDLAPGECLGVVGESGSGKSTLARAIVGTVPSAGGHIYFEGNDLANMDPRQRRVHRRDVQMIFQDPLAALNPRMTVGEIIAEPLVTHEPKMSKTERKARVRGLMDRVGLLPNLINRYPHEFSGGQCQRIGIARALILKPKLIICDEPVSALDVSVQAQVVNLLMELQADMGLSMIFIAHDLSVVKHISDRIIVMYLGRQMETASAETLTTRPEHPYSQALISSVPIPDPVLERQRVRPILEGDLPSPLSPPSGCVFRTRCPKVQPSCAAERPVMQELGDGHRVACPYHEPADVLIAS, from the coding sequence ATGTCACCGTTGCTTTCAGTCAAAGACTTGTCCGTCACATTCGATGTGCGCCCGCAAGGCGCGTGGCCATGGACGCCATCGCTCAAGCTGCAGGCGGTCAGCGATATGTCATTCGATCTGGCACCGGGTGAATGCCTTGGCGTCGTTGGCGAAAGCGGATCAGGTAAATCAACACTCGCGCGCGCTATCGTCGGGACTGTGCCATCCGCAGGCGGGCATATCTACTTTGAAGGCAACGATCTGGCCAACATGGATCCGCGTCAGCGCCGTGTGCATCGCCGCGACGTGCAGATGATCTTTCAGGACCCGCTCGCCGCGCTGAACCCGCGCATGACCGTGGGCGAGATTATCGCAGAACCGCTGGTCACGCATGAACCCAAGATGTCCAAGACCGAACGCAAGGCCCGCGTGCGCGGCCTGATGGACCGCGTCGGGTTGCTGCCCAACCTGATTAACCGCTATCCGCACGAGTTTTCAGGCGGGCAGTGTCAGCGCATCGGAATCGCGCGCGCATTGATTCTGAAGCCCAAGCTGATCATCTGTGACGAGCCCGTGTCGGCACTTGATGTATCCGTCCAGGCGCAAGTGGTGAACCTGTTGATGGAACTACAAGCGGACATGGGCCTTTCGATGATTTTCATCGCCCATGACCTGAGTGTTGTGAAACACATCAGCGACCGGATTATCGTGATGTATCTGGGGCGCCAGATGGAAACTGCCTCGGCCGAAACGCTGACCACGCGGCCGGAACACCCCTACAGTCAGGCGCTGATATCGTCTGTGCCGATCCCTGATCCGGTGCTGGAACGCCAGCGTGTGCGCCCCATTCTCGAAGGCGATCTGCCATCCCCGCTGTCACCGCCCAGCGGCTGCGTTTTTCGCACGCGCTGCCCCAAGGTGCAGCCGTCATGTGCCGCAGAGCGCCCGGTGATGCAGGAATTGGGCGATGGTCATCGGGTCGCCTGTCCATATCACGAACCGGCTGACGTGCTGATCGCAAGCTGA
- a CDS encoding translocation/assembly module TamB domain-containing protein: MRHFAAIAALLLLPFAAHAQSQEDEDKGYLTNLIEDNLSGDTREVNIIGFAGALSSEATIERLTVADSQGIWLTLEDVTLDWNRSALLRGAIDVQELSAAKITVARAPLPDDSIELPDAEATPFALPELPVSIELDELRIEEISLGESFLGEPVTLSLTGTAQLADGAGSANVEAVRLDDRQGRFAIVGSYDNTSQVLELDLDLNEGPAGIIARLIDLPGRPAVDLSLTGTGPITDYAATLTLATDGSERLAGDITLRETETGQVFDLDVGGDITPLFAPEYQDFFGPDVQLAVTGSANASGGFNLSDLTLSAQKIRLQGEVVTDETGWPTLIDLTGEVADQPGEIVLLPLAGPKTYVERVGLNVAYDRSQSDDWTASFRIAGLERPGLRIDTTDLQGGGTLLVGDMPSVTANFTYGARGVELDDAGTAEAVGDAITGEAQISYQAGSPTEISKITLNGSGISLLAEATIAGPDMGLRTESNIALSVTTLGRFSTLAGRDLGGAADLSLISTISPLDGFFEVLLSGTTSDLEIGIPEVDAIIAGNGTISMLAERDTQGTRLRALRVATDAGEITADANLTSNGSEAAFNVALNDVAIVLDGISGPARLTGTIDQPANAPILFDVTGNAPSAQLRANGTLTTDETPQIIATIGVTATSLATYRPLIGDAYAGAVSLTIDVNGAADASQIDVTLDGQTRSLQTGIVQLDPLLRGLGQVSADLSRTGPESFTLNALSVETPQASIQGTASGELSGALSANADLVINDAGLIAPGLSGPLSATVDVDRDAAENTAVVLDATGPGTNISVNANIAPNLQIRGNAKAQIANLRPYQNLIGQPVSGGIDAVVVGTLMPDLSQFNTEITLRTQDIGIGNPSVDQLLRGSGTANANISRGENGLNVRNLRAETNNISLSATLNATDAGGTGQFDARLRDIGLFTDQLSGPVTASGTASRNGTTWGIDASATGPGGIGADINGTANDNGTLNINVNGNAPLGLANEIIAPRRLSGQADFALNVNGPPQLSSLGGRINVNGARLAAPTLAQAIENINGFVSIAGSQATVDVTGDVERGGQLSISGPIGLTQPQNADVTVTLRDVILKDPTLYESSIAGAIAIRGPLAGGARISGDLTLGPSEIQVPSSSLSSLGSLPDVRHVGESAAVRRTLNRADVNAAAGTTNPRTTSGPDFPLDITINAPSRIFIRGRGLDAELGGSLNLGGTVGNVVPVGQFDLIRGRIDILQQRFELSEGTASLQGDFEPYIRLVATTEAATGTVINIIVEGPASEPEVTFSSTPELPQDEVLAQLIFGRDLSEISPLQAVQLAAAVSTLAGNGGGGLIDDFRQNIGLDDFDVTTDDEGNAAVRAGAYVSENVYTDVTVSSDGSTEVNINLDITDEITAKGTVDADGETSIGIFFERDY; the protein is encoded by the coding sequence TTGAGACATTTCGCCGCCATTGCCGCACTTTTGTTGTTGCCCTTTGCAGCCCATGCACAGTCGCAGGAAGACGAAGACAAAGGTTATCTTACCAACCTGATCGAGGACAATCTGTCGGGCGATACCCGAGAAGTGAACATCATCGGGTTCGCAGGTGCACTGAGTTCCGAAGCGACGATTGAACGGCTGACCGTTGCAGACAGTCAGGGGATCTGGCTGACGCTTGAAGACGTGACGCTAGACTGGAATCGCTCTGCGCTTTTGCGCGGCGCGATCGACGTGCAGGAACTCAGCGCCGCAAAGATCACCGTGGCACGCGCGCCGTTGCCCGACGACAGTATCGAACTGCCCGACGCGGAAGCCACACCATTTGCGCTGCCCGAATTGCCAGTAAGCATCGAACTTGACGAATTGCGGATCGAGGAAATCTCGCTTGGCGAAAGTTTTCTTGGCGAACCTGTTACGCTGAGCCTGACCGGAACTGCGCAGCTTGCGGATGGGGCCGGGTCAGCGAATGTCGAAGCGGTCCGGTTGGATGACCGCCAAGGCCGTTTCGCGATCGTGGGAAGCTATGACAACACCAGCCAGGTGCTTGAACTTGATCTGGACCTGAACGAGGGGCCTGCCGGAATTATCGCGCGCTTGATCGACCTTCCCGGGCGGCCCGCTGTCGACCTGTCCTTGACCGGGACGGGACCCATCACCGATTATGCAGCGACACTGACGCTTGCCACAGATGGAAGCGAACGTCTGGCAGGTGATATCACCTTGCGCGAAACGGAAACGGGACAGGTTTTCGATCTGGATGTCGGCGGTGATATCACCCCGCTTTTTGCGCCCGAATATCAGGATTTCTTTGGACCGGACGTACAGCTTGCCGTTACCGGTAGCGCGAATGCAAGCGGCGGATTCAATCTGTCCGACCTGACGCTGTCGGCCCAGAAAATCCGCCTGCAAGGCGAAGTCGTCACTGATGAAACTGGCTGGCCGACCCTTATTGATCTCACGGGTGAAGTTGCGGATCAGCCGGGCGAAATCGTCCTGCTCCCGCTTGCCGGGCCGAAAACCTACGTCGAACGCGTTGGTCTGAATGTGGCCTATGACCGTTCGCAATCAGATGACTGGACGGCGAGCTTTCGAATAGCGGGACTTGAACGGCCCGGTCTGCGGATCGACACGACGGATTTGCAAGGCGGTGGCACTTTGCTGGTAGGCGACATGCCATCAGTGACCGCGAATTTCACCTATGGCGCGAGGGGTGTCGAACTGGACGACGCAGGCACCGCCGAAGCCGTGGGCGATGCGATCACCGGCGAAGCGCAGATCAGCTATCAGGCCGGATCACCGACTGAAATTTCGAAGATCACTCTGAATGGTTCCGGTATTTCCCTGCTGGCGGAGGCAACGATTGCCGGGCCTGACATGGGTTTGCGCACCGAAAGCAACATCGCGCTGTCGGTGACGACGCTGGGACGCTTCAGCACCCTTGCCGGTCGTGATCTGGGTGGTGCCGCGGACCTGTCCCTTATCAGCACAATCAGCCCGCTGGACGGCTTTTTCGAAGTCTTGCTGTCTGGCACCACGAGCGATCTGGAAATCGGCATTCCAGAGGTCGATGCGATCATTGCAGGCAACGGCACAATTTCGATGCTCGCAGAGCGCGACACGCAAGGCACACGACTGCGCGCTTTGCGCGTTGCCACGGATGCGGGCGAAATCACAGCCGATGCGAACCTGACCAGCAATGGCAGTGAAGCCGCGTTTAACGTCGCATTGAACGACGTCGCAATCGTGCTTGACGGGATCAGCGGCCCTGCCCGTCTGACTGGAACGATCGACCAGCCTGCCAATGCACCGATCCTGTTTGACGTGACAGGCAACGCACCTTCCGCGCAGCTTCGCGCAAACGGCACGCTGACCACCGACGAAACCCCGCAGATTATTGCAACCATCGGTGTCACGGCGACCAGTCTTGCGACCTACAGACCGCTGATCGGCGACGCCTATGCAGGTGCCGTAAGCCTTACAATCGACGTCAATGGTGCAGCCGATGCATCACAGATTGATGTGACGCTGGACGGCCAGACGCGCAGTCTGCAAACGGGGATCGTACAGCTAGACCCGCTACTGCGCGGTCTTGGCCAGGTGTCGGCGGACCTGTCCCGCACGGGGCCTGAATCCTTTACCCTGAACGCGCTGTCAGTCGAAACGCCACAAGCCAGCATCCAGGGTACTGCCAGCGGAGAACTGAGCGGAGCGCTGAGCGCGAATGCTGATCTTGTCATCAATGACGCCGGGCTGATTGCGCCGGGCCTGTCAGGCCCGCTGTCCGCCACTGTTGACGTTGATCGGGACGCGGCTGAAAATACCGCCGTCGTTCTGGATGCAACCGGCCCTGGTACGAACATCAGCGTCAATGCCAACATTGCGCCAAACCTGCAGATCCGTGGCAATGCAAAAGCGCAAATCGCAAATCTGCGTCCTTATCAGAACCTGATCGGTCAGCCTGTTTCTGGCGGAATTGACGCCGTCGTGGTGGGTACGCTGATGCCTGACCTGTCGCAATTCAACACGGAAATCACACTGCGCACGCAAGACATCGGCATCGGGAATCCGTCGGTCGATCAGTTGTTGCGCGGCAGCGGGACGGCAAATGCCAATATCTCGCGCGGCGAAAACGGGTTGAATGTGCGCAACCTGCGCGCTGAGACAAACAATATTTCGTTGAGCGCAACACTGAACGCGACCGACGCGGGCGGCACTGGCCAGTTCGATGCACGCCTGCGCGACATCGGGCTTTTCACTGATCAATTAAGCGGGCCGGTCACGGCATCCGGCACGGCCAGCCGAAATGGGACCACATGGGGGATTGATGCTTCTGCCACCGGCCCGGGCGGCATTGGCGCAGATATCAACGGTACCGCCAACGATAACGGCACGCTCAACATCAATGTGAATGGCAACGCGCCACTTGGTCTGGCCAATGAAATCATCGCGCCGCGTCGTCTGTCAGGTCAGGCCGACTTTGCCCTGAACGTCAACGGACCACCGCAGCTGTCGTCCCTTGGTGGTCGCATAAATGTCAACGGTGCGCGGCTGGCGGCCCCGACGCTGGCGCAGGCGATCGAGAATATCAACGGCTTTGTCAGCATTGCTGGCAGCCAAGCCACGGTTGACGTCACTGGTGATGTGGAACGCGGCGGTCAATTATCCATCAGCGGCCCGATCGGCCTGACGCAGCCGCAAAACGCGGATGTTACCGTGACGTTGCGCGATGTCATCCTGAAAGACCCCACACTCTACGAAAGCAGCATCGCTGGGGCAATCGCGATCCGTGGTCCGCTTGCTGGCGGTGCGCGCATTTCGGGTGATCTGACGCTTGGCCCATCAGAGATACAGGTCCCTTCTTCCAGCCTGAGTTCGCTTGGATCACTGCCAGACGTCCGCCATGTGGGTGAAAGCGCCGCTGTGCGCCGCACGCTGAACCGGGCGGATGTGAATGCGGCCGCCGGCACAACGAACCCAAGGACCACAAGCGGGCCAGACTTTCCGCTCGATATCACGATCAACGCACCGTCCCGCATCTTCATTCGCGGGCGCGGCTTGGATGCAGAGCTTGGCGGCAGTCTAAATCTGGGTGGCACGGTTGGGAACGTCGTGCCTGTCGGCCAGTTCGATCTGATCCGCGGACGGATCGACATTCTGCAGCAGCGCTTTGAACTGAGCGAAGGCACGGCATCACTACAGGGCGATTTTGAACCCTATATCCGTCTTGTCGCAACGACAGAGGCTGCGACGGGGACAGTGATCAACATCATCGTCGAAGGTCCCGCGTCCGAACCTGAAGTGACATTCTCCTCTACGCCGGAACTGCCGCAGGACGAAGTGCTGGCGCAGCTGATTTTTGGGCGTGACCTGTCCGAAATCAGCCCGCTACAGGCGGTGCAGCTGGCTGCGGCCGTCAGTACGTTGGCCGGGAACGGCGGTGGTGGTCTGATTGACGACTTCCGCCAGAACATCGGGCTGGATGACTTCGACGTCACGACAGACGATGAAGGCAATGCTGCTGTGCGTGCCGGCGCCTATGTGTCCGAGAACGTCTACACAGACGTGACAGTATCAAGCGACGGATCGACCGAGGTGAACATTAACCTCGACATCACGGATGAAATCACAGCCAAAGGCACGGTCGATGCTGATGGCGAAACGAGTATCGGGATATTCTTCGAACGCGACTACTAG
- a CDS encoding autotransporter assembly complex protein TamA, with product MAGLLLASGPLAAQSISLEIGDAGDGLRGDIEAASLTLGLEEQEEVAPQDIVAAARADYRRILTALYSAGYYGGTVSIRINGREAADIAPLDAPRQISAVVIDVDRGPRFDFGRVGVAPLPPNTTLPDRFATGEPARANVIRESVSTGVNAWRDIGYAKARPADQTIVARHPQRELDVNVTLAPGQQLTFGPLTINGNEDVRTSAIARIAGFPTGEIYDPDAITTVERRLRKTGAFDSVALTEADEIGPNATLPFTLQIVESKPRRFGFGLELSSIEGLLVSAFWMHRNAFGGAERFRVEGEVSGIGGETGGIDYKIATSLNIPAVYGPKTDFLATATLSRLDEPEFLLDSIATEASLTRLIRDDLTANVGIGLLAAREETALGTREYILLTAPLGFELERRNDVTNPTSGYYVELDATPFLSLDGAGDGGRIYADARAYASFGTDDRFTIAARGQIGSVIGVDALTAPADFLFYSGGGGTVRGQPYQSLGLETADNGGVIQTGGLSFAGAQLEARVGVTENIGVVGFYDYGFVGSTATPLEDGEWHAGTGIGVRYNTGIGPIRLDIGTPANGDDAFGSVQVYIGIGQAF from the coding sequence TTGGCCGGACTGCTTCTGGCATCCGGGCCACTGGCCGCGCAATCCATTTCGCTTGAAATCGGCGATGCAGGCGACGGCCTACGCGGCGACATCGAAGCCGCGTCGCTGACATTGGGTCTGGAAGAACAGGAAGAGGTCGCACCGCAAGATATCGTGGCGGCCGCCCGCGCTGATTATCGCCGCATCCTCACCGCACTTTACAGTGCTGGCTACTATGGCGGCACAGTTTCGATCCGAATCAACGGGCGCGAGGCGGCTGACATCGCACCATTGGATGCACCACGCCAAATCAGCGCAGTCGTCATCGACGTAGATCGTGGTCCGCGCTTTGATTTTGGCCGTGTCGGCGTTGCCCCCTTACCACCAAACACCACCTTGCCTGACCGTTTTGCCACCGGAGAACCGGCGCGCGCGAATGTTATCCGTGAAAGCGTCAGCACCGGTGTGAACGCGTGGCGCGATATCGGATATGCCAAGGCGCGCCCGGCTGATCAGACCATTGTCGCCCGCCACCCCCAACGCGAACTCGATGTGAATGTGACCCTTGCCCCCGGCCAACAGCTGACGTTCGGCCCCCTGACGATCAACGGGAATGAAGATGTGCGCACCTCTGCAATCGCGCGCATTGCAGGTTTTCCGACAGGAGAAATCTATGACCCCGACGCCATCACGACAGTGGAACGCCGTTTGCGCAAGACAGGTGCGTTTGACAGCGTCGCCCTGACCGAAGCGGACGAAATCGGACCGAATGCAACCTTGCCCTTTACGCTCCAGATTGTTGAATCCAAACCGCGACGTTTCGGCTTTGGCCTAGAGCTATCATCAATCGAAGGCCTGCTTGTTTCGGCATTCTGGATGCATCGCAACGCATTTGGCGGGGCTGAACGGTTCCGCGTCGAAGGCGAGGTGTCTGGTATTGGCGGTGAGACAGGCGGCATTGATTACAAGATAGCCACCAGCCTTAATATCCCTGCTGTCTATGGACCCAAAACCGATTTCCTTGCCACCGCGACGCTTTCGCGGCTGGATGAACCGGAGTTCCTTCTTGATAGCATCGCGACAGAGGCCAGCCTGACGCGGTTAATCCGTGACGACTTGACTGCGAACGTCGGCATCGGGCTTCTTGCCGCGCGTGAAGAGACTGCACTTGGGACCCGTGAGTACATTCTCTTGACCGCACCGCTCGGCTTTGAACTGGAGCGGCGCAATGACGTGACCAATCCGACTTCCGGTTACTACGTTGAACTTGATGCGACGCCGTTCCTGTCCCTTGATGGCGCTGGCGATGGCGGGCGTATTTATGCGGATGCGCGCGCTTACGCCAGTTTCGGCACGGACGATCGGTTCACGATCGCGGCGCGCGGCCAGATCGGGAGCGTTATCGGTGTCGACGCACTGACCGCCCCTGCAGATTTCCTGTTTTATTCCGGTGGCGGCGGCACCGTGCGCGGGCAACCCTACCAGTCACTCGGTCTTGAAACCGCTGACAACGGCGGGGTGATCCAAACGGGCGGCCTGTCGTTCGCAGGTGCCCAACTTGAAGCGCGGGTCGGCGTTACGGAAAACATCGGCGTCGTCGGGTTTTATGACTATGGGTTTGTCGGCAGTACGGCAACGCCCTTGGAAGATGGTGAATGGCACGCGGGCACCGGAATTGGCGTGCGTTATAACACAGGGATCGGACCCATCAGGCTGGATATCGGCACGCCCGCGAACGGTGATGATGCGTTTGGTTCCGTGCAGGTCTACATCGGGATCGGACAAGCATTTTGA